In Cucurbita pepo subsp. pepo cultivar mu-cu-16 chromosome LG10, ASM280686v2, whole genome shotgun sequence, the DNA window CGAAGGTATATGGGCTTGGGCCAGAATTCAAACCTTTGCAGAGGCCCAGGCCCAAAAACACTGACTCCCTCCGCGTAGGCGAAACGCGGCTGCTTGGTGTGGACGCAATCGGAGCTTCATATCACAAACCATGGAGATGAAGCtccaaagaaattcaaatccaCAGACCGCCATATTCTCTCGCTCTTGGGCAGAAACTCCATACGCAAGTTCAGCCAATTCCTGCAGCGATTATGGCCGCTTCATCCTCCGTTTCCATCGTCCTCCTTCTCTTTTCCATCCTTTCTTTGTTCCTCGTCTTCCGTGCAGCTCCCGACACCGCCATCAAGAgtatctttctttccctttcctAATTTcgattcttgtttttttttatgtttgtgCGTGATCTTCTAGTCTGTGAGGGAGGGATTTTCAATTGGGTTTGTGGGGGGAAGATTGATTTTGCAGTCAGGGTgcttttttatccttttaggTGGGATTCTGAATTGATGCCAGATTGATTCATGGTGTTTTTAGTGATTTGACTGCGGATCAGGGTTTGTATTTGCAGTTCGATTCGTTCGTTTTCTTCCGCTTTGTTGTTTCGTTCGAGCCGATTGTAGGTTGTAACTAGTAAGCAGTTCTTTGTCAGAGTAAAAATAGAGGAAAAACGCTTTCCACGATCTATGATGTGTCAATTGTAAGTCCTTTTTTTACATGTATCAATGTGCGTGGTTTTATCATCAAGATGGCCATCTTTCAAAATTCAGTGTGTGTTTGTTACTTTCAATTGagtttcataataatttttcaagaTCCGTATGTAATACAATATATCCTTTAATTGTTCTTTCGTGCATATTGTATCTGATATATGTTTGCTGATTTAACGTTCTGATTTTGCATTATTTCGTTTGTGTAGTACAGTTTAGTTAGTAACAATCTTGTGCGATTAATTTCTTACtacaattatgtttttttacaATTGATAGGTATTGACCTCGAGCACCCAGCTGAGGATATCTTTCCATCTTCACTTTCTGGAGGCAGTGATATACAATGTGATCGTGTTCGGATTGCTGGTCTTTCAAGATTAAAACTTGGAAGCTTTGCCAGTTCTTTTCGAATCACTGCAGTTCCATCTGTTGCTATTCCTGAAAGACAACATACCAAAATTGGGGTTTGTTTTCACTGGTAGGTGGAGTACCATAGACTGATATTCACTGCTCACTAGCCTCTTCTAAACTGAAGAAGACACGAGTATTGGTGCTGCTTACAATTTGCACTGTTCATGGGCAAGTCTCAACTCTCAAgggatatgattcaaagtctTTTTGAAACATTGGATACTAGCGCAACTACAAGTGAAAAAATTAGAACCATTTTCTTGTCTACCAAAGCTGTTCCAAAACATCACTTCTAATACTTTTCACCGTAAACTCTGCAGGAACAATTCACTTGGATTGTGTCAGTGTGAAAATGAAGAGTGGAAAACTTTTCAAAAGGGATTGTGGAGTTCCACCATGTCTCCTTATGCAGTTAGATATATTGATGTTAAAGTTATTAATGTCACGCCTCTAAGTGGTCCTGTGACAATTGCTATTGAAGAAGGTATGTATAACATTGGCCATTGAGCTTCCTCAGTCTTAAATTACTTTACTTGtatgttaatttcttttctaatttcttgcaGATTTCCAACAGTGGCGACTATTATGTCTAGCTTTGGGATTTATGTTGCTGCTGCTTGCCCCTGTTGTCAGCAGCTGGGTTCCTTTTTACTACAGCAGTTCGATGGCTATCGGAATTTTCCTCGTCGtgttaattattctttttcaggtactaaagattaacaataaaaaaaaacgataatTTTTCAAACTCCCAGTCCTAGTATATTAGGATAGTTTGTTTTAGTGGCTTTTTgtgtaaatttctttttttaatgggaATTGGAGGTGGGTTGGtgctaaaattaaatattctgcttaattttttttaattttcctgtGTTTTGTTAGATAGATTCTTAATCACGAGATTCGTAAAGCTTGAAAGAAACTAGGGATTATCTCAGGTTTAGTTTAGGTTATGATTAACACGTACGTTTGATAAATTAAACCTGATCATTTATACCAAATCCTAtcaactaaataaaacaatgaatAAATTACAATTGAATTAATAATCCTATGCGATTTGtcattataattatgaaaccTTCTTTAACATGAATTTTTCACGTatgaaattgttatattatacCTATCAACTCTTTgtcatcttttctttttacaacAAAATTTCTAGCTCAATCCAGATGAGGTCCCATGTTTATAAAATGGTCGTTTATCTAAAAagcaattataaatttttgtttttttttttgttttttatattaaaggcaaatatatttatccaaGGTTTAATGTTAGTGTAATCTTTATTTTGATACAAGTAATTACTGATGATTTCTCATTTACTTCAAGGAACCATTTCTCATGGTTTCCGCATGAGAGTCTTCTCATCACTTGAATCTCTGGGCTTTTTGTTTAAACTgatggaaaaatattgaaatagtTTATCCACTACTGCTTTGTTtaacaatttcatttcttttctacGGAGTTTTCATTATTAACCGAATTATGTCTTCCCATGGGCATGGTCTTTGTGTGTGGGTTTGTGCATTTTCCATGAATTCAGTGCGCCCCTCTTCAATTAGCTTCCTCCTTCATCTgaatttacaaattaaatacataaatttgaTCAACCATGTAAGTTTAATTTAGGCATTGGTATCTTCTCCTTTGAGTTGTTACCGTTCAAGTTCTCAGATGTGCTGTTCGATGTTTACCTGATTAACTTATGTAACATACTTGTGAAGTTTAACATTTGACTGAGGAATTAAGATCTAAGACAACATGGCtaagatttatttttcataaataaccACACACAATTAGCAATTACTGGAAATAGATGGTGGACAATTTCCCTTACAAGATTTGGATAATACAAAGTTCACAAGCAAGTATACACAGATTTTAGTAATGAAAAATTTGAGGCCATTCCATATCTCTCTCAATTTGTTGGTTGATGAACCAGAACCTTCCATGctaatatcttatttacaagctcacaatattttcttccccTTACTGATTTGTTCATTATGCAGGGAATGAAGTTGTTGCCAACTGGAAGGAAGAATGTACTTTATCTCACTGTCTATGGATCGGTGGTGAgtataaaattagaattttcgTATTGACTTATTTCAGttaagcattccttgtaagttGCCTCATTGTCTTTTACAGCTAGGAGCAGGATCCTATCTTGTTCACCACTTTGCAACATTGGTAAATTCGATTCTTCTCAGTTTTGGACTGAAAGAAGAAATGCATAATCCTGTAAGTCTAAGCTCCTcttgttttttactttttaacgAATTTCAAATGAGATTCTTAACTTTACCTTCTAGAGTGCATGCTTACAACATACT includes these proteins:
- the LOC111803333 gene encoding uncharacterized protein LOC111803333, with translation MAASSSVSIVLLLFSILSLFLVFRAAPDTAIKSIDLEHPAEDIFPSSLSGGSDIQCDRVRIAGLSRLKLGSFASSFRITAVPSVAIPERQHTKIGVCFHWNNSLGLCQCENEEWKTFQKGLWSSTMSPYAVRYIDVKVINVTPLSGPVTIAIEEDFQQWRLLCLALGFMLLLLAPVVSSWVPFYYSSSMAIGIFLVVLIILFQGMKLLPTGRKNVLYLTVYGSVLGAGSYLVHHFATLVNSILLSFGLKEEMHNPVAIFLLLGIVLSGAALGYWIVRKFVISEDGNVDVGVAQFVKWAMRIIGATSIFQSTPDAPLALGAFVFCWAVCYLICSLKRCGTMNQSYSGFGGPWQRQNKQIVREQIHPEFAGRSYPQDRKWRVSDNHTPAWSSFPVKGALSPSSGMQDRDYYSTFHKTPNRKKFTKKAWNDFTRHSTQQALSELASTPEFTDWIMEHADRIQLLPSDDSSDETVGSESDSTNEDVVGSGSRFSFLNW